GAGGTTCATGATTGTGGAACACATGCGCAGTATACACTGGACTTTGTCTCGTGGCGTCTTGTAGGCATTGATGGTCCTGATCTCAGACTGTGCAGAGGGCCAGGGAGCCTCCTTCAAGTACACCTGCCATCAGAAAAGTTAAAACACTTTAAGTTCTGTGTACCAGTagcgcgtgtgtgtttgtctcctccTCAACGTCTCATGGAAGATAAAGATACCTCAGGGATTTGAAGAGCTTTATGAGTAGCCGTCACAACTTTGGAGAGTCGCTGGATGTGTTCGTGGAAAAGTctgtgtgaaacaaaacaactcaGTGCATCAAAACAGATAGAGAATGCATTCTGCCTTATCCAGTAGAGCAGCTCTTCTGATATCATATTAACCTAAAAATTAAGCAGTTGGGTTTGAAGCCATCATCCAGCTATTTAAAGAGAATATATAGGAAATTAACCCACCTGGCACTCTCGTGATGTTAGAGGACAATTTTCCAgtcaaacaaaataacattacaGTTTCAGAAAGTATTCTGAATGTTTGagattatttcaaaatgtgtgtATACAAAGACAAATGGGTGGGGGAAAAGGTTGTGTGAAGTTTTGGTGTGCCCTTCGTAAAGTTTCCACTAAGTACCGTAATTTCAGGACTATAGTGCGCACTTGAATATAAGCTGCACCAACtatatttaaaaaggaaaacagttttgtacatatatatgccgcacttgtttataagccgcaaGTGTCGGaaatatggcaggaattatgttacacagaaagatttcgccttttcgccagatcgacCGACTTTAaattgaaagctgcatcatatgcattgccTTGTGGGTTTTCCATGATAacggtgtgtgcatgaagcgcaaaataaatgactgatctgaagaatttggtgtgggtgcgtttaatttaattcaaacaatttaATTTGTCCAATGTGACCTGtttggtaatttcattggtctgacGTGaggctaaatgtattggcggcatgaaaCTTGTTACAAGTAAAAATCCATGAATTTGCCGCACCGTTCAAGCGCAGAgttcaaagcatgtgaaaaaagttgCGGTTTATAATCCGGAATTTACGGTAGGTGGATTTGAACGCAAGTGTAAAAGCACTTAATATTTGCAGAttaattcaaacaaataaaaaaaacgagAATATTTTACTGCCACACACATCATGAATAAAGTGGTGTATACTGTGAGATCATTTCTGCTGAGGTCTTTgaccaacaaaaacaatttaatacatatactgtattttaCACCACTACTTACAATATCAACGTtacctgctgtttgtgtcaccCATTATTTTCAATGCCAGAATAGAGCACTTCTgtcacagtcagtcagtcttaAATCCCCATGAGCTTTAAACTTTCCAGCTACTCACTGGTCTCTGAGAATATCTCCATCCTGGTTGGGGTAGAAGGCCAGCTTAAAGATGCGGTTCATAACGCTGCGCTCGATAGCCATCTGGGCATCCTGCAGCTGGTCCTCACTTGCATACTGCCAAATGGCATCACGGGCCATGGCACCGTACAAGTAGCGCAGAAAATCCTCCACTGCTGCCGTCTTGTCATCTGCTGCTGTGCACACTTGGAACGCTGAGAGGAAGGAATCAACAGAGTAAACCCCAGCATAACCAAAGTATACGTGGTAAACTTTTCATATTTGTATTCCTACATCCAATACTTGAATGTTTAATATTGTGGGTAATTTCTATACATCTTTTGATGTATAACTGCCTCAGCATATATGCTTATTTAGTTAAGTAATAACACAGAAGAATCATTataatagggttagggttaatatattattattatattataatattatattaacaatattattatattataatagaCAATAGGATGGTGGACAGGAAAGACTGTAGTTTACAGAACAGAAGGACAGGCCATCAGAAGAACAACCCATGTTGCCTGGTTAGGCTTAAttagaagaaaattaaaatgtagaCATACTCTTAATAAAGTCAAGCATCTTGGCTTCCATGTGTTCAAGAAGGAGCCGAACACATACAGTAGTGAAGTAGCGGTTTGCAACCTCCTTGTCTCTCAGCACCCTCTGGAGGAGCCTCTCCAGGTGGGCCTGAGAGGTCTGAAGGCCCTGACGACACCTGGTTAGATAAGCAATGTACGGGGCCCGctttctgaaaaaacaaaaaaataaatatatttattcctCATCTTCTTTATTTGTAATGCTCtggacaaaggaaaaaaaaatccttgggGCACATTAAGGGAGTCTCTCCAGGACTTCAGATTTACCTGTAATCCTCTGCAATGGCAGCCAGCAGCTTCCTGCAGGTGCGTGGATCGAAGCGGCTGACGCAGCGCGTGGTCTCCTGGATCTGGGCCATCTGGTTCTTATCCTGGAGGTTGATGGCCTCTGCGAGCTGGACCTTCAGGAAGCAGACGATCTCATTGTCTGAGAGAGGGGATGATGGGGAGACAGAATTAGACACTGCTTGCAGCTCAACGCCTGGTTGCTATAATTTGATCAAGCTGCCGCCTCTTCATGACAATGTGACTGATAGGCACCAAGATGAAGTCTTATGGTTTTACTGTTAACCATTTCAGAGGAGTCAGTCTTGCTTTCATGCACAGAACTCATGCATTTTTCTCATAAAGTGTTGTGACAatgtttatcagtttatcaAGTATTTAGAAAATTTATGATGGCTTCATAATGTCATACCTTACTGCCACCATATGGGAATTCTCTTTTAACAGCCCCCACTCTTTCAGTCTTGTTCTAACCCTTTGAAGGTGAGTCAGCGGGTGAAGGTTGTTCAGATTTAGTGTCTTGCTTAAGGACACTTTCAGCTAGTTGGATGCTTGCCAACACTAAGGGCTTGTACCATGCTCCCTGCGGAGTTTTGTGACAAAGATACCTAAATTCTTGTATATAAGACCCCCCCCCTTTTAACAATAGCTCTAAATTAATATATAGCATAGAGCAAGAACAAACATGAAGCATATTCGCAAACAAGTCCAACCTTCAGGATCCATGTGGTCAGGCAGCCCATTTCTTGTGGTTGCAGGAGCCATGATGGGCAAAGCTACTGAGTCAGCAGAGCACAACGCCAATCTCAATTTCTTCTTTGCATCACtggtagattaaaaaaaagttttgtaatGTAAATTAACAGTAATGGCTAAGCAACATCTGctaaaaagaagagagagagtgttgaGTGATGGTGGAGCTAGTTTTGTGGTTTCCTGCAGGACTGTGAATGTCTGACCTGAAAGAGAATTTGGAGTCATGCTGCTGTGCCGTCTGGCTGGCTGAGTCTGGGAGGTCGTCTGCAGAAATGTTCTGTAGAGTATCTTCTCTCGGAGAGTCATGCACACTCTCTTCAACACAGAGCtctgtgaaaacaggaaaagatgacaaattaaaatctttAACCTGATCTACTAGTGTATGCAATATGTATTCGCtgttgacctttttttttttttttttttttggtaatacTGACCTCCTGTACCATCATAGGAAGAACTGGCTGCAGCTCCGTCACTTGGGCTGGGCCTTTTGATGTTTCTGTACTTGTCCAGGATGTCTTCAGCTGCCTGCGCTTGACTACTCTGTCTCGGCAATGGATCTTCTGACAACCATAACAATGAACATACTGCATTACAAATCAAACCCACTATGGTGGATTActtccagccaatcaggaaaGAATTTTTGACCAAACCAGGACTGACCTTGTGGGATACGCTCCTGGGATATGTCATCTTTCTCATGTTTATCCCTTTTCCTAAAAGCTGCTAttggagctgtggaggagagaCATGTGATGATTGACTTGGACAGAGTGACACCACTTTAACTACCACTGGATGACACGCTGAGTGAGCTGTTGACAGCCACTTTAAATCTTTGgtatttttaatatgttttattcaGCCTGAAATTCTCAATGAGGAATGTATGGTATCATACAAGAGGACCAAAAGAAGCCTAATCATaaaattttaatgagaaaaaaagaaaaataatttttaaatgatgaattaaACCAGAATATCACAAATGTCCACCGTTTACTCATTTGAAAAAGTCCTCCAAAAGTGTAAATAATCCAACTGATGGCTATCCTGTTAACACAAAGGTGAAAACAGGGCAAACAAGGTGAAACACAGACTACAATTTGGGACACACAAAGGGAACGTTGGGTGGAGTATCTGCACTGATATTCTGCCTTCTCCATGTCATAAAACGGTGAcatattgccaaaaaaaaaaatacaaaatgaaaggggggggggaaggaAAACGATGATAAAACCGATACATGAACAAGGAGTATGGGCATGTGAACTCAGGCTACATCATGTCACATCACAGCTCTAAAGCTCTAAAGCGACATTTACAAAGCAGCATGAGCAAGCAGTTGCTGGCTCCAGAGATAAAGCTAGCTCAGTGATGGCAGCATGAAAGCGTTACCTGGGACATCACTCTCAGCCGTCCAATACAGCACTGTGAGGAACACAACAGACAGGGTTGGCCTTTCACACACAGGCTGCCGCTCTGCGGGACAACTGACTGCGCGTCACCATGCAGagcaacagaacaaacacaaacgaACTCTACAGAGGTTTGGCACGGGGCTTCACGTCTTTCTGTTACCATGTGCACACTGTCCCCCATTGTATGAATATCAATTTAATGTTTACTTAAGAAAACATCATTATCTCAAAGAGTAATAAGCAGTCATTCCATGTGGGCACAGCTCATTATTTCCCAGACAGATGTATGAGAGATGGTTGTAGAGGGGAGCTGCAACAAGAGATGTGTCATCTATCAGTGCTGATGACAGAGAggtctatctaatgaccattaGCCGCTGGCTGACAGCACTGCTGGGAGGGCTACAGCCAAACAATCTACACAGCTAAGGCTCCTCTGATGACTGATTAGCTTTGAAAAGTCTATATAAATCTGCAGCCAGTGAGatgtgagagaaaaaggacTGGACATGTCTCTGGAGTAACTTCAAACAACAAGAAACATAATTTTCCAACTGGAACATCAGCAATGGAGTGGACAACATGGATCATCATTCTCCTTCTCATATTATAAATTGGTTTTTGCTTTGCTCTTTAAAGTGTGATATATCCTGTCAGTTGTGATTAAGAGAGCTTCTTTacccaacaacaaaaataaaaggagtgctgaaatcaaactgatcacttttaaatgtacaaaaattcatttttcagtttagaAGAGGCGATATGTTTAAAGCGACAGTGGTTCGTTTCTTTACCTTTGGGAATGGCTGACACAAAGCGTTTCTTCCACCATGGTCTGTTACGATCAGACTTCTCATCGTCGCTGTCTTTCCTGTCCTCAACCTTTGAATGGAAatgaacatttcacattcagtcaCTAGCTTCTTAACCATCTTATTATAGAGAGCAAGTGAAACagacaacaattaaaaaaaaaaaaccaaaaaaaaaacgagagcTTTCCTATAACTGGTTACCTCTCCTTTCAGAGAGTCCTTGCTGGGCGATGAGGAGGGTCCTAAGGCAAAGGCCCCAGCAGGGTCACGCTCTTCAACTGCTACCCGCCGGTTAAGGCCTGGATCACTTGTGGGCCGCCGGCCGGGGCACACGATGTCAGAGCTGCGGCTGCGGACCAGCCTGTCAGGGAAGGAGTGGCGCTGCTTTGTGTGCTCCAGCTCAGCCTGAGCCAGGCAATGGGGTGTGAAGAGAGAGTGGCGCATCTCTTGGCCCAGGGCACTGGCTTCTGGGATGGGAGGGTCGGGTGGAGGGTGAGGTGGCCTGGCATAGTGCACTTTGGGCCTCACTATTGTTCCAGTGGAGGAGCCTGAGATATAAAAGATAAACTTGTATAAGAGAATATGCATTTCAGTAGTTCATTGAATGGATCAGGACAACACTTTAACATCCATCTACACTTGGAATGAGTACTTCTCTTTGATATTCTATGGGTCACTTACTAGCTCTCAGTGCAGAAACTTTATTAAGACTGAGTTATTTCTTTTCCAAGTAGAAACTTGTATTTAACTGCCTATAAAAGTGTTCATATATTTATGAAACTCTCCTAGTAGATTATTAAAGATGTAGTGTAGGTCTATAGTGCTACTTGAATTAAGTTCACATCCATGTCTTTCTAGACTGATAATACTGTGTATGCGGTGATGactgaagaaattattttttaaaaaagtgtaGTTTTTGATATGTGGCATATGATTAATTTATGTGTCATAAATTAAACTGGTGTGACTTGATTGTGTtcagctttcttcttcttgtacAGCTGCTTGTTCCCTCTATGTTCCAATGTTAAATTTCATTCTGACACAACACACTACTGTAGCCATGGCAGTAGACAGGCCATTAAGTATCAATCTTGTTGCAAATAAACTATTTTAACACTTAAATGCTTCCTGGTTCAAACTGGACACCTAGGATTACTGTGGTACTCTACTCAGTATCTGACCAAATGTAAAACATGGTAACaatctgctctctgtgcagcATTAAAGCCCTTAAGAGATCATTTGATTTGTGAGGTTAGACagaccttgacctttgaccaccaaaatctGATTGTTTTATCATTGAGTCCAACTGAACATTTGTACAATATTTGAAAACGTTCCCTCAAGGCGTTTCTGAGCCATCACATTCATGAGCATAAGACGGACTGACAGAAGAATGGACAGACGGACAACCCTGAAACATGTCTCTGGCCATGTCTGTCGCTCGTGCTGAAGCACAATAACACCAGGAgcgaggagaaaaaaaaaagaaagaaaggggaaaaaaaaaaaaaaaaactcaaaagtggGGGAGAGTGCTAAAGAGAGATGTTAGTGGGAGATGAGCCCTAGGTGTAGGTAGGCCACCTGTTCCAAGGGTAGACTCTCTCTCCTGAAAGGCTTCCAATGGCAGACTCGTGCAATGAGCACAGTGGGACAAGGGGACAGTGCCAAAGAGCCTGGGGTGAGGTCTCTCAACCTGTCATCCCTTCACCttgccacagacacacagccaccACAATTCCTCTCTCAAACACTTTCCCCCTGCACTACAAGCAAAACccagaagaagaataaaagctTGCAAAGAATAATCTGGGAGGCTAAGTGAGCCAAATGAAGTGACATTTCACTTGCACTTACAAGCTTTGGTAACTAAggctcattcacacacactctttgttAATCTTGCAAAGCTCAAGCTGTTCTGCGTGTCCATTACATTAGAGTTTGAATTTAATGATACTAATTTCtagctctgattggctgtgaggGATTCTTGGAGTGCCAATTACCTTCACCAGAGGAGAGGGGATCGAACATGGCCAGTAAGGAATCAGCCTGTGAGGGCGGAGATGTCAGATGGTGTGTTCCTGTAAAAGCGCAAGAGACTATGAGACAATTAACCCGAATTTATTAATTAACTGCTAATATGCAAGCACACATTGCTGTACATCTCAAAACACatagtagaaaaataaaaaataaaaactaaactagTAACCTGCTGATTGGGTGCGTTCTCTTAAATaaagccaaaagaaaacaataatctCCCCACTTTGTTACCCAGCTAGGCTAAAAAAGAATAGTTAGTGCTCTTATATAACATTAAGTAACAACAAATATACATcgtgagtaaaaaaaaaattattaaggTTGGTGGCAGCTGTAGAAGTGACAGGGACTGAAAACTTCAGTGGATTCTTTTGTGAACACAGACACTGGACTGATGGCTTAGCTAGCGTAGCAGGGATGTGACACTCTCCTACCGTGGCCTGACTCTTCCCCATCTGGACTGGTCACAGAATCTTTCCCTCCGAAGTCTGAGCTGCACTCTGACCGCAGGTCTTCAATCTTGTTGGGGATGTCTTCAGAGGTTGCACTGATACCTGGGGCAaaccccccaccaaaaaaaacaactgagctGTGTTGACATTGAAGACAACAGCAAGTCAGCATCACCTTTACCTTTAGTGAGATGTTTTAGCAGTTCCTCAAacaaaagaggatttttttttccttggacTATGCTATATAGTTGCTCTCACATGGGTACCCAGTGGGAACTCTAAATTGGTAACATAAGCTCCCATGGGTCAGAGGAAAGACACACCAAAGAGTGATCATCAGGCACAGGCTATCCATCGACTGTGTCTCAGGGGATGTTTTCCTCTGAGCTGAGCCAGGAACATCACCACTGGCTTCTTAATCTAGGATACTATTTCATGCATGTCAACATGGCACGTCCACCTGAGCCCACGGAAAAGGCAACCTAGCATTAACCTCTGTGTCATACAGAAAATTCCCACTGACCCGAGTACACTTGCTTAACAACCCTCGAAGCAACATGACCACAGAACACAGAAGCAAGGAGAGTTTTACTGCACTTTAAACCTGAATTCAACAAAGGAGGTAggataataaaaaagaaaaaaaaaaagctgtgcttGAACTTATTGCTTTAAAGCAAAATCAGCGACAGAGTGGAGTTGTAGTtagggagaggagagatggagtgTTTAAATTTATACCTGAGACAACGCTGAGTCCTGGTGTGCTGGGTCTCGAACTGACCTCTCTGACCTCTGTGTCATCTGAGGTGCTCCCGACCCCTGAGCAGctctccagctcctgcagaCGCTCTTCCTGCTTCAGGTCTGGGGCCTCTGCAAACAAACCCATAAGTAAAAGACACaccaataagaaaaaaaagagacatcTAAGACAACAATGTGTACTTATCACTTGGTATACCATTTAAAATAAGCTCATAGTCTACTATACTTGTGGCAGTTTGCTACAGATGATGGCCATTCTGTTACTCCAGCCCTTCATCCTTTAGGATTACTGGAAAACCAAGTGCACACATATGCATGGTATCAAACAAAGCATACATTACCCTGTCTTAAAACTGCCAAACCAAACCATAAAGCTAGTGTGGCCAATTCTTTGGCTACCCAACGGAGCTGTTGGGTCGAACCCAGAGGCTCCATACAAACAGCAGCACTCATTTGCATGCTCGTTAGTAATAATGTGTTGGTGAAGTGCTCTTCAGAGTGTAGTTTTCTGCTGCCTAGCCATGAAACAAGCGCTCTACTCGAAGCAAGCCTCCGATCACGCTATTACTGAGCAGAACAGGGGCAGCAAACGGAACAAAAAGCAATCAAGACACTCATGCATGTCATTTCTGCACTGCACATATTGAAATGGTGTACTACTTCAATTAACATAAGGCCCAAGCTTTTCAAAGAAACACTTGATGCTGTTAATAAAGCACTCCACTGATTTTCACAAAACACTGGTTTTCAAAAGGGGGACTTAGGCACGAAATCGCTCATTAATAAAAGGTTTGGATTGAATGCTCAGTTTGCAAGACCACACAAAGTATATTCAGCTCTATTTTTTAATAAGATTGTAGTTGCATTTGCTGCGACACAATTACACAAGTAATGCACCCACTGATTAATGTCATAGCAAGCAACATTTTCACAATGCTATGTAGAGCAATTCAATGCAAACTCTagccaaacaacaaaaactgacacCATGGAAAGTGACTGAGGACAGCTGCTCTCCTTGTGATTCCCTCCCTATTGCTCCACCACAGGTGCAAACACACCTGGTGGTCCCTCAAAGGAAACCCTTAGCTGCCTTTTACTGGCACAGGCAGATCTGTCCTGAAAGACAGGCAAGTGCATACAAATATGACGACAGATGTATGCACAGATTTTTGGTATAGAATGCAGTGCAAATACACCTGGTGTCCCAACCCCCATTACACCgaacaaacataaatatgcatgtgttcatacacacatgtgcatccaaaaaaaaaaaaaaaaaaaaaaaaaaaacaacatttgagaCTATGAAGAAGATGAAGTGCAAGAATTAAGGCAATAGCCCAACCCAAAGGACAGTGAAATTGTGTCTGCATTAGCAGAATAAAACTGCATCCCCACCTGAGTCACTGGGCAGCACCTCCACACTCCAGGCCTCACTGGTGGTCTCTGAAATGGTGGAGCCATAGGGGTCGAGCAGCACTGAACCAGAGCCAGGAAGACACAGCAGGCTGCCAAGCatgttctctgctgctgcccCTGAGAACAGAGAGACATAGACAAAGGGTTAACTGCTTTCAGCTGCCTGAAACAACTTCTTTCATCAGAGGTCATCTCCATAGTAGCAAAGTCATCTTGAAGACACCTTTCAGTCTTTTACCAAGCATCTACAGTATGTGTTGTGGATTCATAGTCTGTCATAAGTGcacataaaatgatttaattgcTTATTTTGCCTGGCCAAGCGTTCCAAGCTGAAAAAGCGATTATTAATTATGATATGAAAACAGAATGTGTGAACTTCTCACTCCATATACTGCAAGATGCCACaaccaaaataataaattaaaaatacttattaattaataatttcctTTCAGCTAGCaaagtttgtttggttttttactGTTATCACTCAATATAGTACTTGCTGTATTCATTTTATGTCTTAAACCTTGTAATTACAAACTGAACTGGAGTTGCATTAACTTACGGCCTTTGATTCTGACTTTCAAACAGTACAGGTAAAAGGTCTGAGATAAGCATAAAAACTAAATGGTGTCTCAGTCTGTTGTGTGAATGGGGTTTCAGAGAGTAAGCTTTGCACACAGGGATGCAGAGAGTTGGAGGTCACATGAATTTCATGCTGGGACCTACAGACACATACACCACTGTGCCACGGTCAAAGGTTAATGGTAATATCTCACCCTGTGCTGGCCTCTGGGGCCATGACTTTGATCTGTTGATTAAGCCTAACATTACTCACAACCAAATTACTGCTTCGTTAACCCTCCCACAAAGTCCTCAGCACATTGTCCCTCTATTTCCATTTAGGAAGTTGTGGCTTAACAAGGCAGAAGGATGCAGAGCAGGGGGAAAAGAGCTTGCAGGTGTGAGAGGGAGTCAGTGGCCAAGGCTCAAGACCAAAAAGTCGGCCTGTGGCAGCCGCAGCCCCGGTACAGCACGCATGCTTCCACTTCATGGCACACATGCCATGAGCATGCACACATGCCAGCACCCAGGCAACAGTGTGCGCTGATGTTGGCGGGGGCAGGGCTCTCATTGGCGGTGGGAGACCTCTATCCCGCTGTCCATGTTTACAGTCTTCAAGGTAGGGGCACAGAGTACTTGTCTTTCAGGTGGATGATTAAATGAGTGGCACAACAAGAAGTGAAACAATTAGAATTTCTGCCTCATTATCATGGTAATCTTATCAGTGGGATAATGAGGTATTAATGGATATTTAATGTGCATCTCATAACCCAATCCCTTGGAGAAAACACATAAGGAAATCGCTGTAAATTCACTTAATGATGGAAAAGTCCCCCAACGCCATATTCCGAAGAATGAAAAATGGTGGATGCAAATGAGAAGGAACCAAGGTCAATAAGACTGCAGGGACTGAATgaatgtcagagagagagagtgagagggtgagagagagacagacatacagagaaacagagagaaacagagaaagacatgCAGGGGAGAGTTTTTGAAGGCTGAGTCAGATGATGCAAGGAAGGCTGTGAATCAAGactgagattttatttatttatcgcCCACAAATGGTTTCTAATTGTCATGTCACAATTTGGCTCAACAGAGTGAATACGCTGAAGTTTCTTGCCATAGTctactgaaaatatttcagttacTGATAAGCATATTATAATTATTGGCTTCTGCCACTCCGATAATacaaactaaaattaaaacaacttttCGGACCAACTACTATTAAAAAGTgtaataaatcaaaaatcaaaaatattataTTGAACCTGAAAACAATGAAGTAAAAACTAGGGTTTTTCCAAGTACGTGCATCATAAGCGCTGCTGAAGTGCAGACCCGCTTTTTGGTGCTATTTCACCCTCATACCACAAGGTGATGACATTTTCCTTTCTACTTGACAGTCAGGGAAGGTCTCCATGTGCAACAAATGCATCTCATAAAATGTACAATGATCACACAGGATGTGCAGATCGATCATTTTGCTTCCTGATACAGGAAGTGCATTTTTGTGAATACAAAGGCTGGCCCTCACCTGCTATTTCTTGCAGCCGATCCTCATCCATGTTGGGGTCAAAGTCACTGCCAAGCACATCAGTGCTCCAGGTTTCACTGACTGTCTCAGAGATGTCCCTATCATCTGTCAGTCCCATCATGTCTCTGATCTCAAACTTGCGCAGTTTGTCATCCAAGTTGTCCTGAGTGGTGGCTGAAGGGAACAGTGTGAGAGATTAGCCTGGCTTGTGGATATGGCTCTTCTTATAAGAAagatatctatatatatatatatatatatatatatatatatatatatatatatttatatttcgTTTTagaacacattcacacatgtaCCCTGTTCATGCTCCAGGAGCTGCAGAGCCTCCACCCCGTTGCTCCCTGATGGACCAGCTCCCAGCTCAGAAACAGACTCTCCCTCCAGGTCAAGAGACGACACCGAATTAGAACGATTGGATGGGCCTGAGGAAGCataagaataaataagaaaCATAAACAAGGTAATAACATCAGTTAATCAATAATTCAATTAGCCTTTAGGTCATAGTGACCGATTGTGAACTTATGACCAATAAAAAggtgtatatatgtatataataaaatgcattatgCAAATCTATGAGTGTAATAGGAAAATGCATTGTTTgcttctttatttgtttttgtccataTAAGCATTTATGCCCATGCAATATAGCAGCTTGATCATTATAAAAACAATGCATTACAAGGTTTCTGATAGtactaaaaagaaaacagaaaagaaaaacactgcagcagttttgCTATCCTAACGCTTGATTCATGTGTCATCAGACTATAGACTGACCCTCTGAGATTCCTTCCAGGTTGTCACTGCAGAGGGAAAAGCGCAGAGTTTTGTCTGGTTTACCATGCAACTTGTTATCATCAGCATGGCCATCCCCCTGGGCCCCATCAGCCATCTGCAAGTTCAAAACCTAGAGGACAGTAAagcagagaggtgtgtgtgtgtgtgtctatctatatatatatatataaaaaacaaaacttgcttTGCCATGAGTCATTCTTGCTGAAGGAAATGACTCATTCAAGGGAAGAGAAGACATTTACATTTGGATCAAGCAGCTATCTTATCAATTGTATAACATTGGCAGGATACACAAGGCACTATAAAATGTGTGACACCAAGCCTATCTGCCCTTTAGCGACAGGAAAAAATATGTTATTGAACttatatcatcatcatctctctggCAAATGAGTGCATTAATTCAAGTCACATTACCTCATTCTCTGACATCATCCCAGGGACAGTCTGAGGACCAGTTCCTAGTGAAATCACCAGCACCTCCTCTGGCATCAGCTCCTGTAGGGACTCCTGGGAGCTGGcctctgcctccccctcctGGGCTATGTTGGTACGGCTGCGGCTACGAGCAGCTGCGGATTGGTGAGATTTAATAGGGAGTCGTGGTTATTTTGTGATTATTACATTGATATTAATATCAATATAACAAATTGTATTGTTGGGTTTTGGCAACTGATTCAGAAAACCATGTCTCAACAAACTGACCAGCAACTGAGCAGTATGAGCTTCAAACTAGACAAATAAGACTCATCTGGTATGTGACACCAATGTATTGCTTTTGcaagtttttttaatttcaaattacTTGCA
The nucleotide sequence above comes from Echeneis naucrates chromosome 9, fEcheNa1.1, whole genome shotgun sequence. Encoded proteins:
- the gapvd1 gene encoding GTPase-activating protein and VPS9 domain-containing protein 1 isoform X2, whose amino-acid sequence is MVKPDIHTLAHHLKQERLYVASEKLLIQRLNSDVLKTAERLYRAAWIAKQQRINLDRLILTSAEASPAECCQHAKMLEDTQFVDGYKTLGFQETMYGEFLARLRENPRLVASCLVAGERLNQEHTQGVIHTVFTSLYGNCIMQEDESYLLQVLRYLVEFELKESDNPRRLLRRGTCAFSILFKLFSEGLYSAKLFLTATLHEPIMQLLVEDEDHLETDPAKVTERLTPAQQERFGEKGSEGYKQRVQAAVEANEAKLVALVNKFIGYLKQNTYCFPHSLRWIVSQMYKTLSCVERLEVGEVRTMCTDLLLTCFICPAIVNPEQYGIISDAPINEVARFNLMQVGQLLQQLAMADDDADPRRKSSLSKFDKSCVAAFLDVVIGGRAVETPPMSSMNLLEGLSRTVVYITHNQLLALVDFVRSVTTGDHLREEEHMALENLLANVPQSRTVKSNSLELTPSNTPQLSPATTPANKKNRLPIGQHLAAITSWDSTTTTLSAHIPLVTPFAARSRSRTNIAQEGEAEASSQESLQELMPEEVLVISLGTGPQTVPGMMSENEVLNLQMADGAQGDGHADDNKLHGKPDKTLRFSLCSDNLEGISEGPSNRSNSVSSLDLEGESVSELGAGPSGSNGVEALQLLEHEQATTQDNLDDKLRKFEIRDMMGLTDDRDISETVSETWSTDVLGSDFDPNMDEDRLQEIAGAAAENMLGSLLCLPGSGSVLLDPYGSTISETTSEAWSVEVLPSDSEAPDLKQEERLQELESCSGVGSTSDDTEVREVSSRPSTPGLSVVSGISATSEDIPNKIEDLRSECSSDFGGKDSVTSPDGEESGHGTHHLTSPPSQADSLLAMFDPLSSGEGSSTGTIVRPKVHYARPPHPPPDPPIPEASALGQEMRHSLFTPHCLAQAELEHTKQRHSFPDRLVRSRSSDIVCPGRRPTSDPGLNRRVAVEERDPAGAFALGPSSSPSKDSLKGEVEDRKDSDDEKSDRNRPWWKKRFVSAIPKAPIAAFRKRDKHEKDDISQERIPQDPLPRQSSQAQAAEDILDKYRNIKRPSPSDGAAASSSYDGTGELCVEESVHDSPREDTLQNISADDLPDSASQTAQQHDSKFSFSDAKKKLRLALCSADSVALPIMAPATTRNGLPDHMDPEDNEIVCFLKVQLAEAINLQDKNQMAQIQETTRCVSRFDPRTCRKLLAAIAEDYRKRAPYIAYLTRCRQGLQTSQAHLERLLQRVLRDKEVANRYFTTVCVRLLLEHMEAKMLDFIKTFQVCTAADDKTAAVEDFLRYLYGAMARDAIWQYASEDQLQDAQMAIERSVMNRIFKLAFYPNQDGDILRDQLFHEHIQRLSKVVTATHKALQIPEVYLKEAPWPSAQSEIRTINAYKTPRDKVQCILRMCSTIMNLLSLANEDSVPGADDFVPVLVFVLIRANPPCLLSTVQYINNFYASRLSGEECYWWMQFTAAVEFIKTIDDRK